The Etheostoma cragini isolate CJK2018 chromosome 5, CSU_Ecrag_1.0, whole genome shotgun sequence genome contains a region encoding:
- the med22 gene encoding mediator of RNA polymerase II transcription subunit 22 isoform X2, whose translation MAAQRGLPQSKESLLQNYNKRLKDDIRSILDNFTEIIKTAKIEDETQVSRATQAEQDHYEMHVRAANIVRAGESLMKLVSDLKQFLILNDFPSVNDAISGQNQQLRSLQDECDKKLTSLRDEIAIDLYELEEEYYSSRYK comes from the exons ATGGCTGCCCAGAGAGGGCTCCCTCAGAGCAAAGAGTCGCTGCTACAGAACTACAACAAGAGACTGAAAGACGACATCCGGTCCATCCTGGACAACTTCACAGAAATCATCAAAACGGCAAAG ATAGAAGACGAGACCCAGGTTTCCAGGGCAACGCAGGCAGAGCAGGACCATTATGAGATGCACGTCAGAGCTGCCAACATC GTGCGAGCTGGCGAGTCCCTGATGAAGCTGGTCTCTGATCTGAAGCAGTTCCTGATCCTGAACGACTTCCCGTCGGTGAACGACGCCATCAGCGGCCAGAACCAGCAGCTGCGCTCGCTGCAGGACGAGTGCGACAAGAAGCTCACGTCGCTCCGGGACGAGATCGCCATCGACCTGTATGAGCTAGAGGAAGAATATTACTCCTCCAGGTACAAGTAG
- the gfpt1 gene encoding glutamine--fructose-6-phosphate aminotransferase [isomerizing] 1, giving the protein MCGIFAYLNYQVPRTRREILEILLKGLHRLEYRGYDSAGVGIDGGNGKDWESNAKSIHLIKQRGKVKALDEEINKQQDIDLDVEFDVHVGIAHTRWATHGVPSPVNSHPQRSDKTNEFIVIHNGIITNYKDLRKFLESKGYEFESETDTETIAKLVKYMFDNRESDDISFATLVERVTQQLEGAFALVFKSVHYPGEAVGTRRGSPLLMGVRSDHKLSSDHIPVLYRSTAKDKKGCSALPRMDQDTCLFPVDQKAVEYYFASDASAVIEHTNQVIFLEDDDVAAVMEGRLSIHRIKRRAGDYPARAIQTLQMELQQIMKGNFSSFMQKEIFEQPESVVNTMRGRINFHDNTVILGGLKDHIKEIQRCRRLILIACGTSYHAGVATRQVLEELTELPVMVELASDFLDRNTPVFRDDVCFFISQSGETADSLMALRYCKERGALTVGVTNTVGSSISRETDCGVHINAGPEIGVASTKAYTSQFVALIMFALLMCDDRISMQPRRREIIQGLRVLPDLIKEVLSLDDEIQKLAEELYQQKSVLIMGRGYHYATCLEGALKIKEITYMHSEGILAGELKHGPLALVDKLMPVIMIIMRDHTYTKCQNALQQIVARQGRPIVICDKDDYETAKCSSRTIKVPHCVDCLQGVLSVIPLQLLSFHLAVLRGFDVDCPRNLAKSVTVE; this is encoded by the exons ATGTGTG GAATCTTTGCCTATCTTAACTACCAAGTGCCAAGGACTCGCCGTGAGATCCTCGAGATCTTGCTTAAAGGTCTGCACCGTCTGGAGTACAGAGGCTACGACTCAGCTG gtGTGGGAATTGATGGTGGCAATGGCAAGGACTGGGAGTCGAATGCCAAGTCCATCCACCTGATCAAGCAACGTGGAAAAGTGAAGGCTCTGGATGAGGAGATCAACA AGCAGCAGGATATTGACCTGGATGTGGAGTTTGATGTTCACGTCGGCATTGCTCACACCCGCTGGGCCACCCACGGTGTCCCAAGCCCAGTTAACAGCCATCCACAGCGGTCCGACAAGACCAACG AGTTCATCGTCATCCACAATGGAATTATCACCAACTACAAAGACCTGAGGAAATTCTTG GAGAGCAAAGGCTACGAGTTTGAGTCCGAGACTGACACAGAGACCATCGCAAAGCTGGTGAAGTACATGTTTGACAACCGGGAGAGTGACGACATCAGTTTCGCCACGCTGGTGGAACGGGTCACCCAGCAGCTG GAGGGAGCTTTTGCCCTGGTGTTCAAGAGCGTCCACTACCCCGGAGAGGCAGTTGGCACAAG GAGGGGAAGTCCCCTGCTGATGGGAGTGAGGAGTGATCACAAACTGTCCTCCGATCATATTCCTGTGCTCTACCGCTCCA CTGCTAAAGACAAGAAGGGCTGCAGTGCCCTACCCAGGATGGACCAGGACACCTGCTTGTTCCCCGTGGATCAGAAAGCCGTGGAGTACTACTTTGCCTCTGATGCCAG CGCAGTGATCGAGCACACGAACCAGGTGATCTTCCTGGAGGACGACGATGTTGCTGCCGTGATGGAGGGCCGGCTGTCCATCCACAGGATAAAGCGCCGGGCCGGAGACTATCCTGCCCGCGCCATCCAGACCCTGCAGATGGAGCTGCAGCAGATCATGAAGG GCAACTTCAGCTCCTTCATGCAGAAGGAGATCTTTGAGCAGCCCGAGTCTGTGGTCAATACCATGAGGGGGAGAATCAACTTCCACGACAACACAG TGATACTGGGTGGACTGAAGGACCACATCAAAGAGATCCAGAGGTGTCGGCGGCTGATCCTTATTGCCTGCGGCACCAGCTACCATGCCGGGGTAGCG ACCCGCCAGGTCCTCGAAGAGCTAACCGAGCTGCCTGTCATGGTGGAGCTGGCCAGCGACTTCCTGGACAGGAACACTCCCGTCTTCCGAGACGACGTCTGCTTCTTCATCAGCCAGTCAG GGGAGACGGCTGACAGCCTCATGGCCCTGCGCTACtgcaaggagagaggagctctgACTGTGGGCGTCACCAACACCGTGGGCAGCTCCATCTCCAGGGAGACCGACTGCGGAGTCCACATCAATGCCGGGCCTGAGATCGGAGTAGCCAGCACCAAG GCCTACACCAGCCAGTTTGTGGCCCTGATCATGTTTGCACTCTTGATGTGCGATGACAGGATTTCCATGCAGCCCCGACGCCGAGAGATAATCCAGGGTCTGAGAGTGCTTCCAG ATCTGATAAAGGAGGTCCTCAGTTTGGATGATGAGATCCAGAAGTTGGCAGAAGAGCTGTACCAGCAGAAAAGTGTCCTGATCATGGGCAGAGGCTACCATTATGCTACCTGCCTGGAAGGAGCACTG AAAATTAAGGAGATCACGTACATGCATTCAGAGGGCATCCTGGCTGGAGAGCTGAAACACGGTCCCCTGGCCCTGGTGGATAAACTCATGCCGGTCATCATGATCATCATGAGAGACCACACCTACACCAAATGTCAGAACGCACTGCAGCAAATTGTTGCCCGCCAG GGCCGCCCCATCGTGATCTGTGACAAGGACGATTACGAGACCGCCAAGTGCTCCAGCCGCACCATCAAAGTGCCCCACTGTGTGGACTGCCTGCAGGGCGTCCTGAGCGTCATCCCGCTGCAGCTGCTGTCCTTCCACCTGGCTGTCCTCCGAGGTTTCGAC GTGGACTGTCCAAGAAACCTGGCCAAGTCTGTGACCGTGGAGTGA
- the med22 gene encoding mediator of RNA polymerase II transcription subunit 22 isoform X1: MAAQRGLPQSKESLLQNYNKRLKDDIRSILDNFTEIIKTAKIEDETQVSRATQAEQDHYEMHVRAANIVRAGESLMKLVSDLKQFLILNDFPSVNDAISGQNQQLRSLQDECDKKLTSLRDEIAIDLYELEEEYYSSSYSQWDSTDLPLCEAYRRRDSWASPGSSCSSTQGDRDDAEGPPSQEANPQHHLNGHGTSSIEKP; this comes from the exons ATGGCTGCCCAGAGAGGGCTCCCTCAGAGCAAAGAGTCGCTGCTACAGAACTACAACAAGAGACTGAAAGACGACATCCGGTCCATCCTGGACAACTTCACAGAAATCATCAAAACGGCAAAG ATAGAAGACGAGACCCAGGTTTCCAGGGCAACGCAGGCAGAGCAGGACCATTATGAGATGCACGTCAGAGCTGCCAACATC GTGCGAGCTGGCGAGTCCCTGATGAAGCTGGTCTCTGATCTGAAGCAGTTCCTGATCCTGAACGACTTCCCGTCGGTGAACGACGCCATCAGCGGCCAGAACCAGCAGCTGCGCTCGCTGCAGGACGAGTGCGACAAGAAGCTCACGTCGCTCCGGGACGAGATCGCCATCGACCTGTATGAGCTAGAGGAAGAATATTACTCCTCCAG CTACAGTCAGTGGGACAGCACTGATCTGCCGCTGTGTGAGGCGTACCGCCGGCGAGACAGCTGGGCCTCGCCgggcagcagctgcagctctACGCAGGGCGACCGGGACGACGCGGAGGGACCTCCGTCTCAGGAGGCGAACCCCCAACACCACCTCAACGGACACGGGACGTCCTCCATAGAGAAACCATAA
- the nfu1 gene encoding NFU1 iron-sulfur cluster scaffold homolog, mitochondrial has protein sequence MATYMQVGRLLGISARLSRPLAVSGYQSARFHWPSHNTAVPNRWPQNPHWLIPGRTMFVQTQDTPNPNSLKFLPGCTVLESGTMNFASSRDAHCSPLARQLFRIEGVKSVFLGPDFITITRPDDNMEWRVIKPDVFATIMDFFTSGLPVVNEDSTPSVDTAPSDDDDEVVAMIKELLDTRIRPTVQEDGGDIVYRGFVDGIVKLKLQGSCTSCPSSIVTLKSGIQNMLQFYVPEVESVEQVKDEDEEEAAQV, from the exons ATGGCGACTTACATGCAGGTCGGCAGGTTGCTGGGTATTTCAGCAAGGCTTTCGCGTCC TCTTGCAGTCAGTGGATATCAGAGCGCCCGATTTCACTGGCCTTCACATAACACAGCGGTCCCAAACAGATGGCCGCAAAACCCCCATTGGCTAATTCCTG gcaggaCCATGTTTGTGCAGACGCAGGACACACCCAATCCAAACAGCCTAAAGTTTCTGCCTGGTTGTACAGTTCTTGAATCAGGGACTATGAATTTTGCAAGCTCTCGTGACGCGCACTGCTCACCCTTAGCCAG ACAGCTGTTTAGGATTGAGGGAGTCAAAAGTGTCTTCCTGGGCCCCGACTTCATCACCATAACCAGG CCTGATGACAATATGGAATGGAGAGTAATCAAGCCCGATGTTTTTGCTACCATTATGGACTTTTTCACTTCTGGGCTTCCTGTGGTCAATGAGGACAGCACACCTAGTGTAGATACAG CCCCATCGGATGATGACGATGAAGTAGTCGCTATGATCAAAGAACTGCTGGATACTCGAATAAG GCCGACAGTGCAGGAGGACGGAGGTGACATTGTGTATCGGGGCTTTGTCGACGGCATCGTTAAACTCAAGCTGCAGGGCTCCTGCACCAGTTGTCCCAGTTCCATTGTTACTTTGAAGAGTGGAATccaaaacatgctgcagttttaCGTGCCTGAAGTTGAATCAGTGGAGCAG GTGAAGGacgaggatgaggaggaggctGCTCAAGTGTGA
- the c5h9orf78 gene encoding telomere length and silencing protein 1 homolog, with the protein MPCGKNFRRRRDSSDVEEDETTNEVRSKLSEAKELQSLRKRQTGVSVTALLVGEKQPHDAEADNDPFKLKTGGVVDMKKIRDRDVSRAEEETDLNLGTSFSAETNRRDEDADMMKYIETELKKKKGLVEAEEQKVKVKNAEDHLYELPESIRVNSAKKTEEMLSNQMLSGIPEVDLGIDAKIKNIIQTEDAKARLLAEQRNKKKDNGTSFVPTNIAVNYVQHNRFYHEDVNAPQRHQRHREEPKARPLRVGDTEKPGPEVPEPTNYRKRPNNEKATDDYHYEKFKKMNRRY; encoded by the exons atgcCGTGTGGCAAAAACTTTAGGCGGAGAAGGGACTCGTCGGACGTGGAGGAGGACGAGACAACCAATGAAGTTAG ATCCAAGCTATCAGAGGCCAAAGAGCTTCAGAGTTTGCGGAAAAGACAGACCGGAGTCAG tGTGACCGCCCTGTTGGTGGGAGAGAAACAGCCACACGACGCTGAAGCTGAT AATGACCCGTTCAAACTGAAGACTGGAGGAGTTGTAGACATGAAGAAAATCAGGGACAGGGACGT GAGCAGGGCGGAGGAGGAGACAGACCTGAACCTGGGAACCTCTTTTTCTGCTGAAACTAACAGAAGAGACGAGGATGCGGACAT GATGAAATATATTGAGACCGagctgaaaaagaagaaggggtTGGTGGAGGCGGAGGAACAGAAAGTGAAGGTGAAGAACGCAGAGGACCACCTGTACGAGCTGCCTGAGAGCATCCGAGTCAACTCTGCCAAGAAGACGGAGGAGATGTTGTCCAATCAGATGCTCAGTGGGATCCCAGAAGTTGATCTTGGCATTGA TGCAAAGATAAAGAACATTATCCAGACAGAGGATGCAAAAGCCAGACTGCTGGCAGAACAAAGgaacaagaaaaaagacaacGGCACATCTTTCGTGCCGACAAACATCGCCGTCAACTACGTTCAACACAACCGCT TCTATCATGAGGATGTGAACGCACCACAGAGGCACCAGAGGCACAGAGAAGAGCCCAAAGCAAGGCCGCTGCGTGTGGGTGACACCGAGAAACCAGGTCCAGAGG TTCCAGAACCAACCAACTACCGCAAACGTCCCAACAATGAAAAGGCCACAGACGACTACCATTATGAGAAGTTCAAGAAGATGAATCGACGTTACTAA